The Rattus norvegicus strain BN/NHsdMcwi chromosome 9, GRCr8, whole genome shotgun sequence genome contains the following window.
GGATGGGATGGGTGGGGGGCGGTAGGGGGTCGAGGGGTAGACTGGGTAGGGGCCGGATAGGGGAAAATGGGCGTGGACTCTAGTGGTCTTGGGCTTGTCTCTAACATAGGTTCACCAAGCACTTGGTGAACCATTCTGCCTTTCTTATCCCCAGCTTCCAGCCCCGCCTCCTCTGCGAGCAATGACCTAACATTGTTGGCAGGACTGTCTGGTATTTCCCAAGCACCAGGCTAATAGGTGTTGGCCAGCTTCTTCATACCGCCTGCTGGCAGGGCTAGCAACTTAAGCCCACCAGAGGCTCTCCTGGTCTTGGTCTCTGATGAGGGCtaaatttatcttttatttccaaacccatttttttttttttgcttcctcttCATCCAGCTCTGGTTTCTAGGATTCAGTCTCTTTTTCCACCCCTGCAGTCCCTACTCCCCAGGAACTGTCTACTGCTCTCCCCTATCACCCTGACCCCTGCTGGTTGGCAGTGCCCCTAAGGGTACAGGACTGGGCACGTGAGTGCTACAAAGAGGAATATGGCAGGTTCTGGGAGGGAAACGGGGAAACAGGACTGTCTTAGTTAAAGTTTCTattaccatgaccaaaaagcaggttgggggaggaaaaggtttatttggcttacacttccagatcataatCCCTCATTGGATGGCATTGGGaccggaactcaagcagggcttgaacctagaggcaggagctgatgcagaggccatggaggatgctgcttattggcttgcttttcatgatttcctcagcctgctttcttatggaacccaggatcaccagtcCAAAGATGGCACGACCcatcatgggctgggccctcccccattgatcagtagttgagaaaatgacttatagctgggtctcttggtagcattttctcaactgaggctccttcctctctgatgactctagtttgtgtcaatttgacacaccaAACCAGCCAGCACAAAAGCTCATCCAAAACCCTCATCCGGGCCCTCCTCCCTCCACGGCTGTTGGGCAGCACCTGCTTCAGACGTCGAGCTCCCCTGGTGATCAGCAAGCCTCTGCTGGCCAATGGCTGgggagtggctcagtggtagatgaCTCGTTTGGCTTGGTTTCCAGGCTTAGTATCAcaagacaaaaagcaaaacacttgaccaaggggctggagaggtctctcagaggttaagagcttgTATGATTTACAGCTCTCGCAGAGAAACGGAGTTCACTCTCCTGCCCTTGGATTGGGTAGGCTCATAAttacctataattccagttccaggatatctgTCACCTCTAGCCtctatgggcacctgcactcCTGTGGATGCCTTCCATATGCACATGGTTACAATgaagtctttttaaaaaccaagaaaatacTCGACCAAGCGGACCTTTAGGATTCTGAAGAGCGTCTCGACGACTCCTCTGGTTTGAGTGCATTTAGGGTCCGGTAAAGGGAGGCAGTCAGCGCTCCTAACCCAagggtctgtttccttctctctgtaGACTGGGCCACCTTTGCCGTGGGTCCAGGCCATGGAGTCCAGCTGCGCTCGGGTCGCCTGCTTGTTCCTGCTTACACCTATCATGTGGACCGTCGGGAGTGTTTTGGCAGGATCTGCTGGACCAGTCCCCACTCCTTGGCTTTCTACAGTGATGACCATGGGATCTCCTGGCATTGCGGAGGCCTTGTGCCCAACCTACGCTCTGGAGAGTGCCAACTGGCTGCGGTGGATGGAGACTTTCTCTACTGTAATGCCCGGAGCCCTCTGGGTAACCGTGTGCAGGCACTGAGTGCTGATGAAGGCACTTCCTTCCTACCAGGGGAGCTGGTGCCTACGTTGGCTGAGACTGCTCGCGGCTGCCAGGGTAGCATTGTGGGCTTCCCGGCTCCACCTTCCATCGGTCCTCAGGATGACCGGTGGTTAGCGAGTCCTGGAAACACCCCACATTCCCCATGCTTCGATCTCAGAGTACGGGAGTCTTTGGCGGAAGGTGCTAGAGGTTTTGTTGAAGGTTGGGCGTCTAGGTTGCTTCTCTGCTACCCACAGTCCCGGGGCCCAGAGAATCATGGCCTAGAGCCTGGGCCAGATGGAGAAAAAACATCCTGGAGCCCGGAACTCCCTATGTCCTCTGCTTCCGTGCGTCAGAGCTCCACATGGTTGCTATATTCCCACCCAGCAGGGCGTAGAGCTCGGCTCCATATGGGAATCTACCTGAGCCGATCCCCCTTGGACCCTCACAGCTGGACAGAGCCCTGGATAATCTATGAAGGCCCCAGTGGCTACTCTGACCTTGCCTTCCTTGGGCCTGTGCCTGGGGCATCCCTGGCTTTTGCCTGCCTGTTTGAGAGCGGGACCAGGGCTTCCTATGAAGACATTTCTTTTTGCTTGTTCTCACTGGCTGATGTCCTGGAGAATGTACCCACTGGCTTAGAGATATCCAGTCTCAGGAATAAGCCTCAGGGGCATTGCTGGCCCTCTTGATGGCCTGGTCCTCTGGCAGGCACTTGGGGAGGAAGGGCAGATTATATAGAGGAGGTCAGGTCAGCCTGACCCTAGGACGAACAGAGCTCTGTCTCCTGACTGGCTGGTGGGGGTGACTCACCGGGCAGCCAGTTGCTTTCTGGGTGCCCGTGAGAAATAAAGGGGTTGTGCTGTGACTTTTCTTTCTGTATCAAAGCTCGGGTGCTGGTACTTTAGCTCACCGCTCTGATCACCACGCACATCTCCCACCGGCACCTTGCTCGGCTTTCACATCCCAAGGGTGCCCGGCAGGGGTGAGGGCAGAGGACCTCACCGTGCTGGGACAGTGGACATCACCACACCGCTTTCCACTACCCTCTGGGTGCCAACCTCAGCCAATTTGATATGTGCTGATGACCGAGGGCTGTTTACTTTCTGGATTTCCTGCAggagaagcaggttggggagcgAGCCTCCCCAGCCAGTGGGGACAGAGTTTGACTCGAGCAGCGATTACGTCTGAGGACCTGCTCCGTGGGTCCACTTCTTTACCCTTCTCTGGAGAGGGCTCTTGTTCTATCAGAGCTGTTCCCTcggttctctttctttttccttttcaagacagggtctcgggggctggggatttagctcagtggtagagtgcttacctaggaagcgcaaggccctgggttcggtccccagctccgggaaaaaaaaaaaaaaaagacagggtctctttgtgtagccctggttgtcctggaactcactctgtaaatcaggctggccttgagctcaaagctccatctgcctctgcttcccaagtgctgtgattaaaggcatgtgctaccaccgcCTGGTGCCCTCTTGTATTTCTTATTAGAGTCCTAATTTCTGATTATAAAAACAATCTGTGGAGGCCTGGGGTGACGGCTTAATCAGTAAAGCATTTGCCATGGAGTCAGAGGAATCTGAGTTCTGTTTTTAGCATCGCATAAAAAGCCCAATTTGGTGgcatacttgtaatctcagcatggAGAGGCAGAGATAAATAAATCCCCCCAAGAGATCTCTGATCAGACAGCTTGGTCTAATTGGCACATTCCaggtttcagtgagagaccctgcctcaaagtatGGAGTTGATCTCTGACCTCTGAAAATATAGGatacacacccatgcatgcacacttccttacaaaattaaaaacaaaacaaaacccaggttTATGGTCATTTTAGAAAATTAGAAGATTTAGAAagccatacattaaaaaaaaacccgcAAGAAAAATCTTTACTGCTCTGGGTATTGTCCACAATAAACCACTGTGTTCCTTGACCAAGCCTTGGGCTGGGTACTGTTTTGAGGTGGGTCCCATTATCTCCAGGTAGTAGAGCTTTGTACCCACTAACTGGGGCTTAAAACcatctaagaccatcagaagCTACTGACTTACCTGCCTCAGCAGAGCATAGCATGAAGGTCAGGATCAGGTCTCCTCCCTGGGTTGCCTGAACTCCAGTGGCCCCTGAACTCCGAGGTCCTCAAGCTCTGGTGAGCCACTAAGGACTCTGTGGGAGAGTCCCTGTGACTGTGGCCCTGAAGGGTAGGGAAGGAGGAAGTGAATAGACTTAGGGCAGGGTCTTTCAGTCTGCCTTCACTGTTAGTAGCCATGTGCCATAGACTAGGTGAACTTTAATGGAAGGAGGTTGATATTGGTTCCCACTTCTTGGGGGTCATCGTTGAGTAGTTGTGTCTGCTGATGGTCTTCTTGATGGTAGATTGTGAGGTAGTTGAAGATATGACATGGtgagatttctctctctctctctctctctctctctctctctctctttctctctgtatgtgtgtgtgtgtattcttggtgttatctatctatctatctatctatctatctatctatctatccatccatccatccatccatccatccaaccatccatccatccatccatccatccatccatccatccatccatctagaggctgaagagatagcttagtggttaagaacatttgctgctcttgcatagtcctgggtttggttcttaacacccacatggcagctcacaacaaccCAGaaatccagtttcaggggatccaactccctcttctggctttcatgggcaCCACATGCAGGTGGTATTAAGATAAACAAGCAAGACACCCTGgcacataaaaagaaacaaaaatttaaaatttattattgttgttgttattgtttattattattgctatattattgttattagtggtggtatgtgcacatgtgcataccacAGGATGAATGCCTGTAGAGGTTATAGAAGAACTTTGTGACCACTTTTATGTGGGCTCCAGTTATTGAACTGCCAAGCTTGTccaacctgctgagccatctcactctCTTACCAACCCTCTGTCTATATTCTAATGGAGCTGCCGAGTTTCGGCCCTGGGGGATATGCTTCAAAGGCTGTCTTATCCACATCACCTCTTTGTGGGCTCTTGAGACCCATAGTAGATGGTCTCTACCCTCTTAGTACCTTACAGTGGAGGGAGGGTAAATGTGTCCCCACAGCTTCTGCCTTCCAATCTAC
Protein-coding sequences here:
- the Neu4 gene encoding sialidase-4, with protein sequence MGPAHVPKRTVLFQRERTGLTYRVPALLCVPPRPTLLAFAEQRLSPDDSHAHRLVLRRGTLTRGSVRWGVLSVLETAVLEEHRSMNPCPVLDEHSGTIFLFFIAVRGHTPEAVQIATGKNAARLCCVTSCDAGLTWGSVRDLTEEAIGAALQDWATFAVGPGHGVQLRSGRLLVPAYTYHVDRRECFGRICWTSPHSLAFYSDDHGISWHCGGLVPNLRSGECQLAAVDGDFLYCNARSPLGNRVQALSADEGTSFLPGELVPTLAETARGCQGSIVGFPAPPSIGPQDDRWLASPGNTPHSPCFDLRVRESLAEGARGFVEGWASRLLLCYPQSRGPENHGLEPGPDGEKTSWSPELPMSSASVRQSSTWLLYSHPAGRRARLHMGIYLSRSPLDPHSWTEPWIIYEGPSGYSDLAFLGPVPGASLAFACLFESGTRASYEDISFCLFSLADVLENVPTGLEISSLRNKPQGHCWPS
- the Neu4 gene encoding sialidase-4 isoform X1 gives rise to the protein MGSVCGCVNLWSSSPTGSLVPCFYQKGMGPAHVPKRTVLFQRERTGLTYRVPALLCVPPRPTLLAFAEQRLSPDDSHAHRLVLRRGTLTRGSVRWGVLSVLETAVLEEHRSMNPCPVLDEHSGTIFLFFIAVRGHTPEAVQIATGKNAARLCCVTSCDAGLTWGSVRDLTEEAIGAALQDWATFAVGPGHGVQLRSGRLLVPAYTYHVDRRECFGRICWTSPHSLAFYSDDHGISWHCGGLVPNLRSGECQLAAVDGDFLYCNARSPLGNRVQALSADEGTSFLPGELVPTLAETARGCQGSIVGFPAPPSIGPQDDRWLASPGNTPHSPCFDLRVRESLAEGARGFVEGWASRLLLCYPQSRGPENHGLEPGPDGEKTSWSPELPMSSASVRQSSTWLLYSHPAGRRARLHMGIYLSRSPLDPHSWTEPWIIYEGPSGYSDLAFLGPVPGASLAFACLFESGTRASYEDISFCLFSLADVLENVPTGLEISSLRNKPQGHCWPS
- the Neu4 gene encoding sialidase-4 isoform X2 — translated: MNPCPVLDEHSGTIFLFFIAVRGHTPEAVQIATGKNAARLCCVTSCDAGLTWGSVRDLTEEAIGAALQDWATFAVGPGHGVQLRSGRLLVPAYTYHVDRRECFGRICWTSPHSLAFYSDDHGISWHCGGLVPNLRSGECQLAAVDGDFLYCNARSPLGNRVQALSADEGTSFLPGELVPTLAETARGCQGSIVGFPAPPSIGPQDDRWLASPGNTPHSPCFDLRVRESLAEGARGFVEGWASRLLLCYPQSRGPENHGLEPGPDGEKTSWSPELPMSSASVRQSSTWLLYSHPAGRRARLHMGIYLSRSPLDPHSWTEPWIIYEGPSGYSDLAFLGPVPGASLAFACLFESGTRASYEDISFCLFSLADVLENVPTGLEISSLRNKPQGHCWPS